Proteins found in one Cinclus cinclus chromosome 8, bCinCin1.1, whole genome shotgun sequence genomic segment:
- the IER5 gene encoding immediate early response gene 5 protein codes for MEFKLEAHRIVSISLGKIYSARGQRGGLKLHKNLLVSLVLRSARQVYLSEPGCPPEPPPEAAGPPEEEPLPRTAAWAAEEPPLPPPQDEAGRDCQGPRRCCCCGENRGACAGPPPPPPPSSHCPRKRSAGERGQAGSPVKKPRREEEEPPPTPPSPPGEQEDMETGNVASLISIFGSSFSGLLSKEPKGRRRPHLDGGEAATGAVPAEAAAEPGQICCDEPVLRTLNPWSTAIVAF; via the coding sequence ATGGAGTTCAAGCTGGAGGCTCACCGCATCGTCAGCATCTCGCTAGGCAAGATCTACAGCGCGCGGGGCCAGCGCGGCGGCCTAAAGCTGCACAAGAACCTCCTGGTGTCGCTGGTGCTGCGCAGCGCCCGACAGGTCTACCTGAGTGAGCCGGGCTGCCCGCCCGAGCCGCCCCCCGAGGCCGCCGGGCCCCCCGAGGAGGAGCCGCTGCCTCGCACCGCCGCCTGGGCGGCCGaggagccgccgctgccgcccccGCAGGACGAGGCGGGGAGGGACTGCCAGGGCCCgcggcgctgctgctgctgcggcgAGAACCGCGGGGCTTGCGCCGGgccccccccgccgccgccgccgtcgTCGCACTGCCCCCGCAAGCGGAGCGCCGGCGAGCGCGGCCAGGCGGGCTCCCCGGTGAAGAAGCCCCGCCGCGAGGAAGAGGAGCCACCGCCAACGCCGCCCTCGCCGCCAGGCGAGCAGGAGGACATGGAGACGGGCAACGTGGCCAGCCTCATCAGCATCTTCGGCTCCAGCTTCTCGGGACTGCTCAGCAAGGAGCCCAAGGGCCGCCGGCGGCCGCATCTGGACGGCGGCGAGGCGGCTACGGGCGCGGTGCCCGCCGAGGCGGCGGCCGAGCCCGGACAGATCTGCTGCGACGAGCCGGTGCTGCGGACCCTCAACCCCTGGAGCACGGCCATCGTGGCTTTCTGA